A single region of the Austwickia chelonae genome encodes:
- a CDS encoding S8 family serine peptidase produces MWCVGVLVVGVACAPVMAAAGTYPTGGVSGAGVVASPVVESKLAEPLSPEEKRRLVRERSWWIPGLGVDRSVQVSSGAGVKVCVIDSGVDATHQDLVGIRFEGGADFSGKGSPDGLKPNTEHGTSMVGYIAGRGSGPGRSQGIIGAAPDATIMSVSSVVGLSTPQNIMAKAISYCVAQGAKVINISQAGGLSLDKARALIEAQEKDVVVVVGAGNSGRTDGGAWREAFGALQVGGVMADLQLDPESNRGVQKREGFVYGQGNALCGPFSVNQKTPIPGVSPSGGYVKSGGGTSGATAVVSGVVAAVRSKYPELSAGQVIRRVLATAKRTSDGAVPDEKCGWGVVDAYAAVTADVPAGSKENPLGKLKYGNGAINRPSHVESMGEWDRSYKPTSNTIEDREAAEAEKAEKARSVELWKKLRVAGGVAVVLAVVGGGIFWWRRRSRSSAQ; encoded by the coding sequence GTGTGGTGTGTTGGTGTGCTGGTGGTGGGGGTGGCATGTGCGCCGGTGATGGCTGCTGCGGGGACGTACCCGACTGGTGGGGTTTCGGGTGCCGGAGTGGTGGCTTCGCCGGTGGTGGAGTCGAAGTTGGCGGAGCCGTTGTCGCCGGAGGAGAAGCGGCGGTTGGTGCGGGAGCGGTCGTGGTGGATTCCTGGTTTGGGGGTGGATCGTTCGGTGCAGGTGTCGAGCGGGGCTGGGGTGAAGGTGTGTGTGATTGATTCAGGGGTGGATGCGACGCATCAGGATTTGGTGGGGATCCGTTTTGAGGGAGGCGCTGATTTCTCGGGTAAGGGGTCGCCGGATGGATTGAAACCGAATACCGAGCATGGGACGTCGATGGTGGGTTATATCGCTGGTCGGGGTTCTGGTCCGGGGCGTTCGCAGGGGATTATCGGAGCGGCTCCGGATGCGACGATCATGTCGGTGTCTTCTGTGGTGGGTTTGTCGACGCCTCAGAACATTATGGCGAAGGCGATTAGTTATTGCGTGGCCCAGGGCGCGAAAGTCATCAATATTTCCCAGGCTGGCGGGTTGAGTCTTGATAAGGCGCGGGCGTTGATTGAGGCGCAGGAGAAAGACGTTGTGGTGGTGGTTGGTGCGGGGAACAGCGGGAGGACTGATGGGGGTGCATGGAGAGAGGCTTTTGGTGCTTTGCAGGTGGGTGGGGTGATGGCTGATTTGCAGTTGGATCCGGAATCGAATCGGGGGGTACAGAAGAGGGAGGGGTTTGTTTATGGTCAGGGGAATGCTCTTTGTGGGCCTTTTTCGGTGAATCAGAAGACGCCGATTCCGGGGGTGTCGCCGAGTGGTGGTTATGTGAAGTCGGGTGGTGGTACGTCGGGGGCGACGGCGGTGGTGTCGGGGGTGGTGGCTGCGGTGCGGTCGAAGTATCCGGAGCTTTCGGCGGGTCAGGTGATTCGTCGGGTGTTGGCGACGGCGAAGCGGACTAGTGACGGTGCGGTGCCGGATGAGAAGTGTGGGTGGGGTGTGGTGGATGCGTATGCGGCGGTGACGGCGGATGTCCCGGCGGGGAGTAAGGAGAACCCGTTGGGGAAGTTGAAGTATGGGAATGGTGCGATTAATCGTCCGTCGCATGTGGAGTCGATGGGTGAGTGGGATCGGTCGTATAAGCCGACGAGTAACACTATTGAAGACCGCGAAGCTGCGGAGGCTGAGAAGGCTGAGAAGGCGCGGTCGGTGGAGTTGTGGAAGAAGTTGAGGGTTGCAGGGGGTGTGGCCGTGGTTTTGGCTGTGGTGGGTGGTGGCATTTTCTGGTGGCGTCGTCGTAGCCGTTCTTCTGCTCAGTGA
- a CDS encoding WXG100 family type VII secretion target, with protein sequence MSGVREGAYEGMRSAELKAVAASVRPEEMAVAVDAFKKASAEVDRLSAEFQEKLASLSGSGWSGEAAAAAMSRTVETSSSGRGVASSSGTAGGAVGDFRQTMERYQGEVAGLPAPEATYERPTGVIPRVRASVSYWWARQEEEEAREALLAKVKEMDRVAREQGDRVGGVAWTELPTHESEEPPESLTGAGGPASDWMPGSGLGVGPVRSGGSGVGVWPGGPGGGSPGGGVVPGVPGGSGGGGVVPGLPGGGGSGVPGGPGGSGPGVPGGSGGGGVFAPVGVLPLPPGGVPGGPGGFVPGGPGGPGGVGVLPPGGGLPGGAGGVPGGVGVLPPGGGFPPGGVVPGGPGGVRPGVPGGAGGVGAGGGWARGAGGAGVGAGGSAGSGGWARGVGGSGGVGGSAGGAGSAGGGAGGWARGAGGSGGFGAGPGGTGGAGGVGSVGGRGGAGQGGVPLGGGSGGERDRGLRARPEFLVASDEVWGDTELVAPPVLGDE encoded by the coding sequence GTGAGTGGTGTTCGTGAAGGTGCGTACGAGGGGATGCGCTCGGCGGAGTTGAAGGCCGTGGCGGCGAGTGTGCGTCCTGAGGAGATGGCTGTCGCGGTGGACGCTTTCAAGAAGGCGTCTGCTGAGGTGGACCGGTTGTCGGCGGAGTTCCAGGAGAAGCTGGCGAGCCTGTCTGGTTCGGGGTGGAGCGGGGAGGCTGCTGCGGCGGCGATGTCGCGGACGGTGGAGACCTCGTCGTCAGGGCGCGGGGTGGCGTCGTCGTCAGGGACGGCCGGCGGCGCTGTGGGTGATTTCCGGCAGACGATGGAGCGTTACCAGGGGGAGGTCGCCGGGCTGCCGGCGCCGGAAGCGACTTACGAGAGGCCTACGGGGGTGATCCCTCGGGTGCGGGCTTCGGTGTCCTATTGGTGGGCGCGGCAAGAGGAAGAAGAAGCACGGGAGGCCTTGCTCGCCAAGGTGAAGGAGATGGACCGGGTCGCACGGGAACAGGGGGACCGTGTGGGGGGCGTGGCTTGGACTGAGTTACCTACTCACGAGTCAGAGGAGCCGCCGGAGTCGTTGACGGGTGCTGGGGGTCCGGCGTCGGATTGGATGCCGGGGAGTGGGCTTGGGGTTGGGCCTGTTCGGTCGGGTGGTTCGGGGGTTGGTGTGTGGCCGGGTGGCCCGGGTGGGGGTTCTCCAGGTGGGGGTGTTGTTCCTGGGGTTCCGGGTGGTTCTGGTGGTGGGGGTGTAGTTCCGGGGTTGCCGGGTGGCGGTGGTTCTGGGGTGCCTGGTGGTCCGGGTGGGAGTGGCCCGGGTGTGCCGGGTGGTTCTGGTGGTGGGGGTGTGTTTGCTCCGGTGGGGGTGTTGCCGCTGCCTCCGGGTGGGGTGCCGGGTGGTCCGGGTGGTTTTGTGCCGGGTGGTCCTGGGGGTCCTGGTGGTGTGGGGGTGTTGCCGCCTGGTGGTGGGTTGCCGGGTGGTGCTGGTGGGGTTCCTGGTGGTGTGGGGGTGTTGCCGCCTGGTGGTGGTTTCCCGCCTGGTGGGGTGGTGCCGGGTGGTCCGGGTGGGGTGCGGCCGGGTGTGCCTGGTGGTGCCGGTGGTGTTGGTGCTGGGGGTGGTTGGGCTCGTGGTGCCGGTGGTGCGGGGGTAGGTGCTGGCGGTAGTGCTGGTAGTGGTGGTTGGGCCCGTGGGGTTGGTGGTTCTGGTGGTGTCGGCGGTAGCGCTGGGGGTGCGGGTAGCGCTGGCGGTGGTGCTGGTGGTTGGGCTCGTGGTGCGGGTGGGTCTGGTGGTTTTGGGGCTGGGCCTGGTGGCACTGGTGGTGCTGGTGGTGTGGGTTCGGTGGGTGGTCGTGGGGGTGCTGGTCAGGGTGGTGTGCCGTTGGGTGGTGGGTCTGGTGGTGAGCGTGATCGGGGGTTGCGTGCTCGTCCGGAGTTTTTGGTGGCGTCGGATGAGGTGTGGGGGGATACGGAGTTGGTGGCTCCGCCGGTGTTGGGTGATGAGTGA
- a CDS encoding YbaB/EbfC family nucleoid-associated protein: protein MNGREQERFGMTPEIDEITAVAEGWREQYDNIREQVSQAKVTGSSPCGGVRVEMASGANIVGIRFSEEILRKSPSAVESAVMAAIKEATTSMSALMQEAVSPYLTGFDAGAIASGGFPTGLAEAFENDYHQRKEKKADPEPPQPSQPQAAPRPPGGAPSGRAVPPKDRRRGGVDWFDDEDES from the coding sequence ATGAACGGACGAGAACAAGAACGCTTTGGGATGACCCCGGAGATCGACGAGATCACTGCGGTCGCCGAAGGATGGCGTGAACAGTACGACAACATCCGTGAGCAGGTGAGCCAGGCCAAGGTGACCGGTAGCTCTCCGTGTGGCGGCGTGCGGGTGGAGATGGCTTCTGGAGCCAATATCGTCGGCATTCGGTTCTCGGAGGAGATTCTCCGTAAGTCTCCGAGCGCGGTCGAGAGCGCGGTGATGGCGGCGATCAAGGAGGCCACCACATCGATGTCTGCGCTGATGCAAGAAGCCGTGTCTCCTTATCTGACGGGGTTCGATGCCGGTGCGATTGCCAGCGGCGGCTTCCCGACCGGCCTCGCGGAGGCCTTCGAGAACGACTACCACCAGCGCAAGGAGAAGAAGGCGGACCCGGAGCCGCCGCAGCCTTCCCAGCCGCAGGCGGCTCCCCGTCCTCCGGGCGGCGCTCCTTCGGGGCGGGCCGTTCCGCCGAAGGACCGGCGTAGGGGCGGCGTCGACTGGTTCGACGACGAGGACGAGTCATGA
- a CDS encoding S8 family serine peptidase — MWCVGVLVVGVVCAPVAAAAGVSPAGGVSGAGVVASSVVELKLAEPLSPEEKRRLVRERSWWIPGLGVDRSVQVSSGAGVKVCVIDSGVDATHQDLVGIRFEGGADFSGKGAPDGLKPNTEHGTSMVGYIAGRGSGPGRSQGIIGAAPDATIMSVSSVVGLSTPPEVMAKAISYCAAQGAKVINISQAGSANDAKARALIEAQEKDVVVVAGAGNEQGIDGGAWEHTFGVLQVGGVMADLQMDPKSNRGIRKMEGFINGQGNALCGPYSVKSGVPIPGASPSGGYVKTGGGTSAATAVVSGVVAAVRSKYPELSAGQVIRRVLATAKRDGSGPVPDEKCGWGVVDAYAAVTADVPAGGKENPLGKLRFGDKALHRPEHVESMGEWDRSYKPTSNRLEERAAWEAEKAEKARSVELRKQLRVVGGVAVVLAAVGGGIFWWRRRRSSAQ, encoded by the coding sequence GTGTGGTGTGTTGGTGTGCTGGTGGTGGGGGTGGTGTGTGCGCCGGTGGCGGCTGCTGCGGGGGTGTCTCCGGCTGGTGGGGTTTCGGGTGCCGGAGTGGTGGCTTCGTCGGTGGTGGAGCTGAAGTTGGCGGAGCCGTTGTCGCCGGAGGAGAAGCGGCGGTTGGTGCGGGAGCGGTCGTGGTGGATTCCTGGTTTGGGGGTGGATCGTTCGGTGCAGGTGTCGAGCGGGGCTGGGGTGAAGGTGTGTGTGATTGATTCGGGGGTGGATGCGACGCATCAGGATTTGGTGGGGATCCGTTTTGAGGGGGGCGCTGATTTTTCGGGTAAGGGTGCTCCGGATGGGTTGAAACCGAATACGGAGCATGGGACGTCGATGGTGGGTTATATCGCTGGTCGGGGTTCTGGTCCGGGGCGTTCGCAGGGGATTATTGGGGCGGCGCCGGATGCGACGATCATGTCGGTGTCTTCCGTGGTGGGTTTATCGACGCCCCCTGAGGTGATGGCGAAGGCGATTAGTTATTGCGCTGCTCAGGGTGCGAAAGTCATCAATATTTCCCAAGCTGGTTCTGCGAACGATGCTAAAGCGCGCGCGTTGATTGAGGCTCAGGAGAAAGACGTGGTCGTGGTCGCGGGGGCAGGTAATGAGCAGGGCATCGACGGAGGTGCTTGGGAACATACTTTTGGGGTGTTGCAGGTGGGTGGGGTGATGGCGGATTTGCAGATGGATCCGAAATCGAATCGGGGAATTAGGAAGATGGAAGGGTTTATTAACGGTCAAGGGAATGCTCTCTGTGGGCCGTATTCGGTGAAGTCGGGGGTGCCGATTCCTGGTGCGTCGCCGAGTGGGGGTTATGTGAAGACGGGTGGTGGTACTTCAGCGGCGACGGCGGTGGTGTCGGGGGTGGTGGCTGCGGTGCGGTCGAAGTATCCGGAGCTTTCGGCGGGTCAGGTGATTCGTCGGGTGTTGGCGACGGCGAAGCGGGATGGGTCTGGTCCGGTGCCGGATGAGAAGTGTGGGTGGGGTGTGGTGGATGCGTATGCGGCGGTGACGGCGGATGTCCCGGCAGGGGGTAAGGAGAACCCGTTGGGGAAGCTGCGTTTTGGGGATAAAGCTCTTCATCGTCCAGAGCATGTGGAGTCGATGGGTGAGTGGGATCGGTCGTATAAGCCGACGAGTAACCGACTTGAAGAGCGCGCCGCTTGGGAGGCTGAGAAGGCTGAGAAAGCGCGGTCGGTGGAGTTGCGTAAGCAGTTGAGGGTCGTAGGGGGCGTGGCCGTGGTTTTGGCTGCGGTGGGTGGTGGCATTTTCTGGTGGCGACGCCGCCGTTCTTCTGCCCAATGA
- a CDS encoding S8 family serine peptidase encodes MVASPVDDRQAAAAKRGLARELSWWIPGLGVDRSVQVSSGAGVKVCVIDSGVDATHQDLVGIRFEGGADFSGKGAPDGLKPNTEHGTSMVGYIAGRGSGPGRSQGIIGAAPDATIMSVSSVVGLSTPQNIMAKSISYCVAQGAKVINISQAGGLNNDKTRALIEAQEKDVVVVVGAGNSGLTYGGEWRDAFGVLQVGGVMADLQLDPESNRGIKKREGLVNGQGNALCGPYSVNQKTPIPGASPSGGYVKTGGGTSGATAVVSGVVAAVRSKYPELNAGQVIRRVLATAKRNGDGAVPDEKCGWGVVDAYAAVTADVPAGGKENPLGKLKYGNGAINRPPDVESMGEWDPSYKPTNNFIEDREAWEAEEAEKARSAELWKKLRVAGGVAVALAAVGGGIFWWRRRSRSSVR; translated from the coding sequence GTGGTGGCTTCGCCGGTGGATGATCGGCAGGCTGCTGCGGCGAAGCGGGGTTTGGCGCGGGAGTTGTCGTGGTGGATTCCTGGTTTGGGGGTGGATCGTTCGGTGCAGGTGTCGAGCGGGGCTGGGGTGAAGGTGTGTGTGATTGATTCGGGGGTGGATGCGACGCATCAGGATTTGGTGGGGATCCGTTTTGAGGGGGGTGCTGATTTTTCGGGTAAGGGTGCTCCGGATGGGTTGAAGCCGAATACGGAGCATGGGACGTCGATGGTGGGTTATATCGCGGGTCGGGGTTCTGGTCCGGGGCGTTCGCAGGGGATTATCGGAGCGGCGCCGGATGCGACGATCATGTCGGTGTCTTCCGTGGTGGGTTTATCGACGCCTCAGAACATTATGGCGAAGTCGATTAGTTATTGCGTGGCACAGGGCGCGAAAGTCATCAATATTTCCCAGGCTGGCGGCTTGAATAATGATAAAACGCGGGCGTTGATCGAGGCGCAGGAGAAAGACGTTGTGGTGGTGGTTGGTGCGGGGAATAGTGGGCTGACTTATGGGGGTGAGTGGAGAGATGCTTTTGGGGTTTTACAGGTGGGTGGGGTGATGGCGGATCTGCAGTTGGATCCGGAATCGAATCGGGGGATTAAGAAGAGGGAGGGTCTGGTCAATGGTCAGGGGAATGCTCTTTGTGGGCCGTATTCGGTGAATCAGAAGACGCCGATTCCTGGTGCGTCGCCGAGTGGTGGTTATGTGAAGACGGGTGGTGGTACGTCGGGGGCGACGGCGGTGGTGTCGGGGGTGGTGGCTGCGGTGCGGTCGAAGTATCCGGAGCTGAATGCGGGTCAGGTGATTCGTCGGGTGTTGGCGACGGCGAAGCGGAATGGTGATGGTGCGGTGCCGGATGAGAAGTGTGGGTGGGGTGTGGTGGATGCGTATGCGGCGGTGACGGCGGATGTCCCGGCGGGGGGTAAGGAGAACCCGTTGGGGAAGTTGAAGTATGGGAATGGTGCGATTAATCGTCCGCCAGACGTGGAGTCAATGGGTGAGTGGGATCCGTCGTATAAACCGACGAATAACTTTATCGAAGACCGCGAAGCTTGGGAGGCTGAGGAAGCTGAGAAAGCGCGGTCGGCGGAGTTGTGGAAGAAGTTGAGGGTCGCAGGGGGTGTGGCCGTGGCTTTGGCTGCGGTGGGTGGTGGCATTTTCTGGTGGCGACGCCGTAGCCGTTCTTCTGTCAGGTGA
- a CDS encoding type VII secretion target has product MSGEFRVSPEAVRTLGSSFAQVSSKVSSAQSKPRSAAVPGQAWGVVGLFVESHYQRMNQGADKSLGQIADYATRLSESCRASAQSYEEQDRKVVVALRQIGKRL; this is encoded by the coding sequence ATGAGTGGTGAGTTCAGGGTTTCGCCGGAGGCCGTGCGGACCTTGGGGAGCAGCTTCGCCCAGGTCTCGTCGAAGGTGTCGTCAGCTCAGTCGAAGCCGCGCTCGGCAGCGGTTCCCGGCCAGGCGTGGGGTGTCGTGGGTCTCTTCGTGGAGAGCCACTACCAGCGGATGAACCAGGGCGCGGACAAGTCTTTGGGGCAGATCGCTGACTATGCCACTCGGCTGAGTGAGTCCTGCCGGGCCAGCGCCCAGAGTTATGAGGAGCAGGACCGGAAGGTCGTAGTGGCATTGCGCCAGATCGGGAAGAGGCTATGA
- a CDS encoding WXG100 family type VII secretion target produces MTRAAAAAGLGTPGSGVQTAAELTMILSPLMGDIGSFVGEAAGFVADPLGSIIAYGLDLILELVAPLKQLLQMVTGNPAALTACSAQWRAAATELRAVKDESKDAFKAASAEWMGAAADACGAATDRMAQACEQVSQMCDTAATALDGSADLMSAAEDLVKGIIVQVVKWCIATQAIGAGAAVVTAGASVAAAQAACAVQCAIGTAFAAAKVARVVALLVRLTEVMSACATALEVAQFAVRIGKDVYDISGAGGVIAGPDGVSKVLAGGGAA; encoded by the coding sequence ATGACTCGGGCTGCGGCAGCGGCAGGGCTGGGCACCCCTGGGTCGGGGGTTCAGACGGCGGCTGAGCTGACGATGATCTTGTCTCCGCTGATGGGGGACATCGGTTCTTTCGTCGGTGAGGCCGCGGGTTTTGTGGCTGACCCGCTGGGCTCGATCATCGCTTACGGTCTGGATCTGATCCTGGAGCTGGTCGCACCTTTGAAGCAGCTGCTTCAGATGGTCACGGGAAACCCGGCGGCGTTGACGGCGTGTTCTGCTCAGTGGCGGGCCGCGGCGACAGAACTCCGCGCGGTGAAGGACGAGTCCAAGGATGCGTTCAAAGCCGCGTCTGCCGAGTGGATGGGTGCGGCCGCGGATGCTTGCGGTGCGGCGACGGACCGGATGGCCCAGGCCTGCGAGCAGGTGTCCCAGATGTGTGACACGGCGGCGACGGCTTTGGACGGCAGCGCCGACCTCATGTCTGCTGCCGAGGACCTGGTCAAGGGCATCATCGTGCAGGTCGTGAAGTGGTGTATCGCCACGCAGGCGATCGGTGCGGGTGCTGCCGTGGTCACGGCGGGTGCGAGTGTGGCGGCGGCGCAGGCTGCGTGCGCTGTGCAGTGCGCGATCGGTACGGCCTTCGCGGCGGCGAAGGTCGCCAGGGTCGTGGCCTTGTTGGTGCGTCTCACCGAGGTGATGTCGGCGTGTGCGACGGCCTTGGAGGTGGCGCAGTTCGCGGTACGGATCGGTAAGGACGTCTATGACATCTCAGGTGCCGGCGGTGTGATCGCGGGCCCTGACGGGGTGTCGAAGGTCTTGGCAGGCGGCGGTGCCGCATGA
- a CDS encoding dienelactone hydrolase family protein, whose amino-acid sequence MQIRLCAAVAAAVLGAGLITVPASAATEPLKEGDSQMVAYSFKPGMIKAGRTAKDNAALSRFDGVLTVPKAPGKHPVAVIVHGSYANCVWYGHGQQIAQDANTVAWPEACGTKKPSERNGFSSGADHVRHEAGFAYLAKHLADRGIATVAIDVSTKDALWTGSIDRDKAQSLLVDEHLRLLKDLDAGKEHGIKLPASVKGRLDLSRVALVGHGSGATWAAEQWNRGALPGLKAAVALQPVVQPSLRTTKATTPIMYLGGECDEQAKISGVAKYAAEAGKYAPNAPIVFGTSGHTTHAGLVGGLDSHKIGLVRPVKTPGCADGKLLPKKDMRGQNAQVVGDFLTKALTGSADYSFGIGEKSPVEMKAITEAAKVKTHKVSKLPQDISARSVNFQQIDEQFLPALPAGVKIHTSDLQRD is encoded by the coding sequence ATGCAGATCCGGTTATGTGCAGCTGTCGCAGCCGCAGTGCTCGGCGCAGGGCTCATCACCGTCCCGGCCTCGGCCGCCACCGAACCGCTCAAGGAAGGCGATTCGCAGATGGTGGCCTACTCCTTCAAACCGGGGATGATCAAAGCCGGACGGACGGCGAAGGACAATGCTGCGCTAAGCCGATTCGACGGAGTGCTCACCGTGCCCAAGGCTCCAGGGAAACACCCGGTCGCCGTCATCGTGCACGGCTCCTACGCCAACTGCGTCTGGTACGGGCACGGTCAGCAGATCGCCCAGGACGCCAACACGGTCGCCTGGCCTGAAGCCTGCGGCACCAAGAAACCCTCCGAACGCAACGGCTTCTCCTCCGGAGCCGACCACGTCCGACATGAAGCCGGGTTCGCTTACCTGGCAAAGCATCTCGCCGACCGGGGGATCGCCACCGTCGCGATCGACGTCTCCACCAAGGACGCCCTGTGGACCGGGTCGATCGACCGGGACAAGGCACAGAGCCTGCTGGTCGATGAACACCTCCGGTTGCTGAAAGACCTCGACGCGGGCAAGGAACACGGCATCAAGCTGCCCGCTTCGGTCAAGGGCCGCCTCGACCTGTCCCGGGTGGCACTGGTGGGACACGGCAGCGGTGCCACCTGGGCCGCTGAGCAGTGGAACCGGGGTGCCCTGCCCGGGCTGAAAGCCGCCGTCGCACTGCAACCGGTCGTCCAGCCCTCCTTGCGGACGACCAAGGCCACCACCCCGATCATGTACCTGGGTGGAGAATGCGACGAACAGGCAAAGATCTCCGGTGTCGCCAAGTACGCCGCCGAGGCAGGAAAATACGCCCCGAACGCTCCGATCGTCTTCGGAACCTCAGGGCACACCACGCACGCCGGACTGGTCGGCGGATTGGACTCGCACAAGATCGGCCTCGTCCGCCCGGTGAAGACCCCCGGCTGCGCTGACGGCAAACTGCTGCCGAAGAAGGACATGCGCGGGCAGAACGCCCAAGTCGTCGGAGACTTCCTGACCAAGGCGCTCACCGGCTCCGCCGACTACTCCTTCGGCATCGGTGAGAAATCTCCGGTGGAGATGAAAGCGATCACCGAGGCCGCGAAGGTCAAGACGCACAAGGTGAGCAAACTGCCGCAGGACATCTCTGCCCGCTCGGTGAACTTCCAACAGATCGACGAGCAGTTCCTCCCGGCGCTGCCCGCCGGAGTGAAGATCCACACCAGCGACCTGCAGCGCGACTGA